The genomic segment atgtggctagacaggctggccagcaagccacaggaatccccctgcctctgtatcccagcacggggattacaggtgtacaccagtGGGCCCAGCATGCTTAGGtggatgctgaggatctgaaTGCGGATTCTTCTGCCCACATGCCAAACGCTTTACCAGAGACTacaccatctccccagcacttgtgacttctttttttaaattgcgAGATGATTATCTTGATGTTCCTAGTCCCTTTCCACAAAATGCTAACAGGATGTCATCACCATGACAATCTGGATGAGACCCCTATATTGATGAGGAACTACAGAGTATCTTCCCTGTGGAGAATTGCTGGTCATGGGCTGTCTTTACTGATCCACAGTTCATCTCTGTGAAACAGTTTCTCAAGCTGTGGCaccaatgacttttttttctttctttctttctttttttgagacaggtttctccacGTAGCCCTGACTGGTTTACACTCTCCTCACAGAGCTCCACtgtgtctcccaagttctgggactaaaggtgtgcatcaccacctctGGCCTtttaaatttgttgttgttgtttttttgagacagggtttctctgtgaaacagtcctggctgtcctggaactcacagagatcctcctgcctctgcccactgagtgctgggattaaaggcacgtgtcactACCTCCTggccttagatttttttttttttaagacattgtCTCTCCATGTAACCTAGGTCTAGTAGTGACATTttgggtgggattttttttttcctgtgacagTTTGTCCTGAGCATTCACAATGGTTAACAGCTATGTTCTATgttggttttgctgtgtagcccagccaAGCGTGGAATTTGAGATTCTCCCACATTAGCCTCTCAAATTCTGAGATTACGGTCTTGTGTCTCTAGACCTAGCTCACTCCACCACACCCACCCCTctgtttttggacagggtctcaggcATCCCAGGacagccttaaactcactatataACCGAGGATGATCTTGCACTTATGATCttcccgctccccccccccccactccccccaagtgttaggattacagccACTCACCACCCTGCCTGGGGATCGAGCCCACGGTTTCTTACACGCTCCGCAAGCACTCCAGCAAACTGAAGGCCCTCAGCAGCCTCCACTCCCCTTGGATGGTCCTAACGCCTCCTTGAAGACTGTGGCAATGTCCCCTGGGGGGCAGATGCACCTCTAGCTGAAAAGCTCTGTGCGGTGCCATGGCCAATCTTCCGTAAGGAGGGACTCGGAGGGTGCTAATGAACCCCAGTCGGAGGCGTTTCCCCAGTGAGTCTCGGAATCTTCATGGGTGAGcgctcccccacccccgcaggAACTAGGTGGGGTGTGGGGGTAATTAGGTGGCTAGTCACAATCAGAATTTAGCGGCAGCTCATGTCTGGTTGTGAGAGTGAGTATGGAGAAGGTGAGGCTGCAGAGGCCAGGACGGGTAGCAGGGGCAGGGTTCCACCCCGAAGGGGGATTTAAGCTGGCAAGACAGGTCTTTAGAGGGAGCTAGCAGGGCCTGAACAGAGGCTGTGGGGGAGGGAGCTCTAGGCACAGCTGACCCTGGGCGCCTTCTGCAGGGCCACAGGGGAGACGATGACACAGGTGACTGAGGAGCTGAAGATGGCGGGGACGGACGGCAGCTGGTAGAGGCGGCCCCACCGGGTGGTAGAGCCAGCTGTGGAGCGGAACAACTAAGGAAGGCAGAACTGGTTCTAGGTCGCTGGTCACCCCATCACACTTCCATTGCTCGCTACTCCAGCCACATTAGCCTCTTTGGTGGCTCTGGCACGTCTCCACCTCAGGGCTCTGGCACTTGCCACCTCAAGGCTTTTCTCGGAAACAGCTTCATGACTGACCCCTGAAGGGTCACCTCCTCAGGGACATCACTCCCCCCTTATCTTTTTTTGATGTCTTTCCCCCCAGAGTTGCAGCAGCCCGACAGCCCAACATCTGGATCAGTGCTGCAGCCCAACATCTGGATCTGTGCTGCGTGTGGCCGCCACTAAGCCACGTGTGCTGAATGGGCTGGTTTGAGCGTGTAAAGTTCACACGAGATCTGTGTGAGAGGAAGAATGGGACGCCTCTCTGTGATGCTTCTGAACACTGAGGACGCGTGGAAATGGAGCGGTTTGGGGGAAGCGGTTTAAAGAAACTACCAATGACATCAGTCTCAGCTCTTTCCTTTCGCTTTTTTTAATGGCTAAAGGAAAATGTGAATTACATTGTAAATTGGacacagtggcacaggcctttcatcccagcacttgggagacagaggcaggcagatctccgtgagttccaggacagcctgacctATGTAGAGAgaatctgtcttgaaaaccaaaaccaaacaaaaaaaattaacattgtgCCTCACGTACAATTGTACTGAATGATGCTGACCTTGAACCAGTATTGGCTGAGTGACTTATCTTTGGAAAACGGCTGGACGCCCACATCCATGCTTGTGTGGAGGGGGTCCAGGCTGTAGCCAGACATGTCCGCCGGGATCGTGGACCTGAGCGTGGTGATGGTGTGGGCCCTGACGACCCTTCATTTGCTCTCCCCAAATACCTACTAGATGCCGTGCCCAGGAGACAGTGCAACCATGCAGCAGAACAGTGGGGGATGGGGTGCCTGACTCCAGCCTAGGGCAAGGAAAGCCCCTGCTGGGGGGGGGGCGCTTATTTTCTTCCAGTGAGAccaaaggcaaaggcaggcagcgggtgtgtgtgtgtgtgtgtgtgtcagaccTTTGGAGAGTGAGACTGTATCCGAGGGCATATCTAAAACTGGCATCAGAAGTGGGCACGGTGTTTGTTAGGAGCAGAAACTTTAGCCTGGTGTGACAGATGGCGGCGGTGGAGGCCTAGCCAAGGTGGAGGCCTAGCCAAGGCAGTGCAGGAAGCCTGGGGGAAGGGCTGGTTGTACCCCAAGGACAGGGACCTCCCAAGGGCTAAGTAAGGCTTGGTAGAAAGCCCTCAGGAGGGGGATGGGTACATGAAGGACAGAGGGAAGGCAATTTGGGGTGTGGTGGCTAAAGGCAGGGCCTGGGCAACAGATCTGATAGAGCCTGAGGTGCCCGTCAGGACTGATCCCTTGGTCCTGGTGAATTCAGAGTGGCCACCCAGGCGATGAAGAGGAAGGCGGGTGAGGTAAGGACAGAAAGGGATGAggtatgggctggagagacggctcagcagtttagagcactggctgctcttccggaggaccccggttcaattcccagcacccacatggcacctcacagctgtctggaactctggttccaggggatccagcaccctcacaccaatgcacataagataaaattaaattaaatctttaagaaaaaaggaggggggtGAAGTAGCCATGTGGCTACTCTTTCGAAGTCTGTGCTAGAAGAATGGCTAGTTGTAAGGGAAAGGGGACCTAGGAACCTATCTGTCTCAGGGGCAGCTTTCCCTAAGGATGGAAAGGCCTCAACCATGTTTGTTTACAGAGTATGGcgggtgggaagagagaagatgTAACCCAAAAGAACACACTGCCTGTCTTTGTCTTCTGACTCTCCTCCCACTCCGTTCCTGTGGGGGAACACCGATGCCCTCGTTCCTGTGGGGGAACAATGATGCCCTCACAGGCGGCAGGGTTAGGTCAGCAGGGAGGAAGCCACTATGGCTACCACTAGCATTGGGTTCTGGTAGTGAATGACAGTGTTAGCAGGTGCACAcacagaatgtgtgtgtacaggtgtgtacaCAGAGCTTACGCAGGATGCATGCATCCGTGTACGTGCACAGAGCCCACAAGGACATCCGTGGGCAtatctgtgcacacatgcacgaaCACAGGTCTGTACCTCCTGTTACTTGGAAGGTGTACGcttgtgtgcacacgcatgtgtggACCCCTCAGAGGGGGGTACAcattcaagcacacacacagcccacagcGGTTTAATGTGCACGAGCAACCAACCCATCCCAGCGTATCcaggtgtgcatgtctgtgtgcacagAGAGCCCACAGAGAAGTGagcttctctgaacaagcagggGACCCGGGAATGCTGCCATCACTGCTGATTTCACCCCTCGATACAACCATCAGGTCACCCACTGCCCTTGGCCCGTTCGCTTCCTCTCAAGGCTCCTGGCAATCCTCCCTTTCCGGCTGGAAACACAGCACAGAGGAGCCTCCCTGATGCAAAGCACCCCCAGCACGCTGCTGCAACCAGCGCTAGGAAGTGCGACGCCACCCCGACCCGAACCCCGGCGGTCCCTCATCTTCTGCTGGCGGGGGCGGGAGGTCCCCTCTGCTCATCCTCAGCTCAGGCAGGGTCCTACGCAGTCTCGCGGAAGCCACTTCTCGCTTCTGCCTCCACCGACCCCCGGTGCTGAAGGTTCGGCCTGGGACCTCGCCGCTAGATGGCCAGGTCCTGCCGCACGGTGGCCAGCGACGCCTTGCTGTGACCGCTGCCGCCCTCGCCCTCGCTGTCGCCGGCCGGGGCGCGGTGAGCGTAGGCGGGCGGGCCGAAGGGGTCGGGGTCGGCTCGCGGCGAGGGCAGGGCgggcggggccgggggcgggAGCAGCTTGGCGCGCTGGCGACCCTTCCAGAGCAGGTGGCCCAGCTCGGCCACGCTGAGCAGCGCCGAGAGCAGCCCGACGGCGAAGTAGAAGACCACGAAGACCGTCTTCTCGGTGGGCCGGCTCACGAAGCAGTCGACGGTGTGCGGGCAAGGCGGGCCGGCGCACGCGTAGTGCGGGGCCACGCGGAAGCCGTAGAGCAGCGCCTGGCCCCCCAGGAAGGCCAGCTCGGCGAGCAGGCGCAGAGCCACGCTCAGCAGGTAGCAGCGGCGCGCGCGGCGGGCGCGCAGGGAGCACGGGGCGCACGGGGCCTCGGGGCGCCCGCGCGTGCACGCCGGGGCCGGCTGCGCACCTCCCGCCTCCTTGCTGGCCTGGTGCATGGAGTAGATGACGAACAGCACCGGCGGCGCCGACAACAGCAGGATGTGGAAGAGCCAGAAGCGGTAGTGGGACACCGGGAAGGCGCGGTCGTAGCAGGTCTGGCGGCAGCCCGGCTGCAGCGTGTTACACACGAACTCCTCCTGCTCGTCCTCGAACACGGCACCTCCCACCGTGGCCAGCACCAGGATGCGGAAGATCAGCATGATCACCAGCCAGAGGCGACCCACGAGCGGCGACTGCAGCTGCACCGCGTCCAGCAGGGAGCCTAGGAACGCCCACTCTCCCATGACGCTGGGGACAAGGGAGAGGGGTAGTCAGAGGCCGGGATGGACTGGACCCCTGCCCCTCCACGCCCGCCCGCAATCTCTAACCTTGGAGGGCACCAGGGGTCAGAGATTTTGTGGGGTTCAATGAGTTAATGTCCGAGTGTGAGGATAGTAGGGTGAGTCCATCCTCGGCCATGGGATCCCTTCATCTGGGCGTAGAGAGGTGTTGACGAGGGCTTCTTCCCCACTCCCGCCCGGGCCTGCTTGGCTAGACCCTATGATCTCTCAGATTCTAGGCTCTTCGGCAGggccagccccccacccccccaccccaccccccggctCTTGGCGCCAGGATGATTTCTAGGAGCGAGAGCGGCTGCTGGAGTCCGGAATTCCTCCTTCCATTTGAGACTCCTGGGAGCAAGGGGAGGGCCGGGCCGGGCGAGCCCCCACCGTCTCCTTTCTCGCCCTCCTCACCGTGAGAACTCCTTTCAGCATGGGAGGCTGACACAGAAGCCTGTTCTTAGGAATCTCCCCGCGCCCGATCCTCcctttcctgtcctccctccGGCCAAGGGGAGTGGGAACAGCCCCCTCGCACCTCCTCCCTGACAGCCGTTGTCAAGCATCTCCTGTAAACCTCCGCTGACACACGGAACACACCATGTCCCTGTAGACCCTTGGTGGCCTCTAGATCCCCCGACTTCACTTACCCCGGGGCCTGGGCTTAGAGCTGAGCGTAGGACCTTGCGAGACAGCTGGGACCTGTTCCTCTTGGTccctctttcattttccttttcggATTTGGCTGGGATGGATGACAGGACAGGATGGCTGAGAGGGGCTAGCTCTCCCCCTTCTCTTAAAGGGACAGGGTGACCCTGTTGTCTGGCCCCaccctgggaacagacccagggCCACACCCCTTGCTGGGTTCTTCCAACCCTCCCTTTCAGCCTTCACCCCCCGCCCCCATGCCCATCTCATAGTCAGGTCTCCATCTGGTGATGGACTGAGGTTAACTAGAACCACACCTTGTGTTGAGGGGGCCAGGGGAATCATGgaactctcccccccccccagactccCCAAATTGAGGACTAGGTCCACACAACCGACTGACCCCTTTtgaaggagccagaggcagatatctgagttttgGGAGGCAACAAACATCTGATGAATTTTGGCTCTGGCTCTACCACACTCCACCATGGATGAGCCATTTGGTTTGTTTGGGTCAGGAGCTCTGGGTTGGTCCCCTGAGCCGGCTAAGCTCCAAGGTCATCCTTTTTTGTTTgctctgagacagaatctcactgtgtagttcaagctggcctggaCCCTACTATACaggccaggctgccctggaagagttgatcctcctgcctcagcctcctaagtgtcaGGACattaggtatgtaccaccacacccagctgcccATCTTAATGTTCAGGTCTCAAGTATGTTACAGAAACCCAAAGCCCCGAGCCTGGAAGAACTCCGTGTGGACAGCAGGAAGGTGTGGAGAGTGCCTGGCTCCCGTGGTTAAACAAAGGCTCTGGTCTCTCCAGCAATTTCTAGATTGCCCGTGAGGAGCATGGCGCTTCATAAGGTCAGCAGCAGTCAGAGCTTCCACCAAGGGTTCCCCATTGAGTGTCTCCCAACATCTAGGATTGGGGATATGCTGCCAACGTAATTAGGAAGATCCATGACAGGGGACCTgagtgggcaggaggagggagggagtccAGGTTGAGATGTTTTCTTTGTCCCTCTGGTCTAGCACAGTTGTTCAGTCTTCAGCACTCGGGTGAGGGGCACTGTTCACAGCTGGGGAAACAGAGACTTAGCGAGTCACAGATGTGCAGTCAGGGAATGGCAGATCCTGGCCTCACACTCAGCCTGAAGAGTTTTCTGGAGCACATGCTCATAGCACGCCAGGGATCTGTCCTCTCTAGCCGGGCTGGACTTCCCCAGGGTCTTGTGGGGGGCTGAGGGGCCAGCACTGGAGGAGGGCTGTGCTTCTTCCTGGAAGGGGAAGGTCGCTGAGTCCTCATGTCCTCTGTGCCATTTCTCCCCGAGTCAATCACAAGACCTGCGTGGGTTTCTGTCTGTTAACAGGGGGTCCCTAATGGAAAATGCCCTCTCTCCCATTGGCTCCATCAGGGGTCCATCCCAGCCTGGAAAAACTTTTGGTTAACTCCAGCTTGGGTGTGCCCTTGGACATTTCCACCCACCTGCAGGGTCCCTTAGAAataggcctgggggtgggggtgctacCCTGGATAAAATCCAAGCAAATAGCACGTGCTGGAGCCCCACATTCTGAAAACAGGATGTGAGGTGGGGCACTGTTGACCTCTGCCACTGGCAGAGCCTCTGTCTGCCCTGTCCTCAGCCGTGGAGGCTCAGGGTCATGTCTCATCCCTCCTAGCTGCCCGTGATGGTCCCAGCCCAGCCCTGCCGGTCCTGCTTCGTCAGCCTGGAAAAAGCCCACCagaccccaccccgccccaccctGTGTGCCTGCAGGGGGGTGGAAAAGTGCCACAGTGGTGGCTAGGGTGGGACAGGAGGTGGAGGGCCCCTGGTCACCCtgccctgtccccccccccccccccccccgctagcTCCTGATGCCAGAGGAGACGCTACAGTAATCTGCAGGACCCAGTCCCCTGCCCAGATAGTGCTGGGCAGCTTGGGAGGTGTTGCTGACAATCCCCAGAACTGGCGGCACTGGCCCTTCCTGGCCCTGCTTGAAGAAGGGCTGGGCTGAGAGGGTCctcccctgtgtgtctgtgtcccagACACCTCCATCTGGCTATCGGGCTGTGGAGCCACAGCCCTGTATCACTCACAGTGGACATGCACAGGGGCATGTCCGTGTTTGTATCTAGGAAGTTCATAACGGTGCTGTACCTGATACATGGCCGctctttgaaaatggaacaagCCACAAACGGCTGTATAGAATCATCATTCCTGGCCACGACGAGGCCGTCTCAGTGGTATTACTGTATTTGAACTTAATTCctacttcctctccctccctgccttcctcctcgACACCAGCCGTTAGATATTTTGTCTGTTCAGCTCAGCATTGTAAGCGATACAAGCGGTGGGCGTTGGGGTGCTACCTTCTGTGTCACCCCCAGCACCTAGAACACTTGGGACCGTGGCAGATGCTCTGAGCTATCCACTGGGTGGATAAAGGGCAGTGTGAGGGATGGCGGCATGCTTGGAGTATACCTGACCCTGCCAGATGCTCACCCCGTTCTCCTGGGCTTCGGTCCAGTAAGCGCGCCATTCGGTATCGGATTAGCACACAAAATGTACAGGCCTGGGCAGAAGGCCGGCTCCCAAGTGGGGTCAGGGGTTTGGGTGGGGAAGGGGTGGGTGTTCCCCGGTTCTTCTGTAGCCCCCTTCCAACCTGCACAGCTCCTGAGCCTTTGACCCCTTTCCACagcctcatcccctcctcccagggtaCCTCATGCTTGACCTTGGCTTCTACACTCTACACCTGCTGAAAGTTCTTACAGTTAGAACCCCCATCGCCCTCTCCTGCCTGGGTACCTCCTTTGGCTctggaattctttcttttttttttgttttgtgagacaaagtttctctgtgtagccttggctgtcctggaactcgctttgtagaccaggctggcctcgaactcacagatctcctgcctctgcctccctagtgctgggattaaaggtgtacgtaCACCCAGCTGGCTTGGCTGTAGCAGCAAGAATGCCAACCAACGGCTTAGTTAACCGGAAGCTAGTGTCTTCCTTACTAAGAGGGCAGAGGACTGCACCGCCATGCGGTAGACACCTCACCTAAACCCTGCTCCACACGGTGTCTCAGAGAGTCCAGGACTGCCCTGTATCCATTCTTCTGACACATCTTTAGCCAGAATGGGCTCCTAGGTCCACTTTTATAGGCAAATGGAGGATGGGAAATGTATTTTAGGGGACTGTACATTCAGGAGGGGGAATATAGCCCTCAGGCTCATGGGTCTGCTGGTGCTGGCTTTCCACCCTGGAGCGGGCACTGGGGTCACTTGGTGTCCCCAGTCTCTGTCCTCACCagctgaggaagaggagaagctTTCTTGGTCCGTTGGGTTGTCACCTTGTTCTAGACCCTTCCAAACCACTGCACTTCTGGGCCTTTCTTCATGTGCAGCTGAAGGCCCCAACCCCTCTCCCTCATCACCTCCAGGGAAGGCTCGGCCTCTCTCATCCCTTCACCCCACGCTGGGAACGCAGCCTTTCTCCACAAGGGCCCATCTGAGTGAGCAGAGAGCTTAGAGTTGGAGGCAGCGCTCTGAGATTGGGGTGAGGAAGGGCTTGAATGTTtcctaagatttaaaaaaaaaatgttttaaggccAGGTGGtgatgcatacttttaatcccagcactctggaggcagaggccggaggatctctgtgagttcgaggtcagcctggtctacagagagagttccaggacagccagggctacacagagaaattgtctcaaaaaagaaaaaccaaaaccaaaaaattgtttttatatttacaggtgtgtgtgtgtgtgtgtgtgtgtgtgtgtgtgtgtgtatacacgcacgcatgcacatgtgcatgccacGCACTACAGCATGCACGTggagtcacaggacaacttgacCACTTTTGGGAATTAtttcttgtagtgggtagccattccagctttgatctggaagttccaactcccattgaggctttggtaactgtcatgcctacaaggcggggccaagagaggaccctgaagacctgagatccgatGCGccgcctctcttggttcctggaccctggacactagaggtagaccgagcagagttctccagagaacaccgctggactgcgctacacctttcccagaccctgca from the Peromyscus eremicus chromosome 8a, PerEre_H2_v1, whole genome shotgun sequence genome contains:
- the Gjd3 gene encoding gap junction delta-3 protein → MGEWAFLGSLLDAVQLQSPLVGRLWLVIMLIFRILVLATVGGAVFEDEQEEFVCNTLQPGCRQTCYDRAFPVSHYRFWLFHILLLSAPPVLFVIYSMHQASKEAGGAQPAPACTRGRPEAPCAPCSLRARRARRCYLLSVALRLLAELAFLGGQALLYGFRVAPHYACAGPPCPHTVDCFVSRPTEKTVFVVFYFAVGLLSALLSVAELGHLLWKGRQRAKLLPPPAPPALPSPRADPDPFGPPAYAHRAPAGDSEGEGGSGHSKASLATVRQDLAI